From the Solanum stenotomum isolate F172 chromosome 4, ASM1918654v1, whole genome shotgun sequence genome, one window contains:
- the LOC125861930 gene encoding cyclin-dependent kinase inhibitor 4-like: protein MGKYMRKRKTKTTGEVVTVLDVSPLGVRTRAKTLALKRLQKSSSGGGDGGDVGGGCYLQLRSRRLEKPLVGFERKRRKHPLKESKRQNRSLRVREMKGQSWSSVSVEGEEEKKEEVHVQENQKEIDNNGSFEGENLLEIDGRERTTRESTPCNLIRDPDNITTPGSSTRPNNASEANGREPTSVQRIIPTAHEMNDFFAGTEEKQQKQFIEKYNFDPVNDKPLPGRYKWVKVDR from the exons ATGGGCAAGTATATGAGGAAGAGGAAGACAAAAACTACTGGTGAAGTTGTTACTGTTTTGGATGTAAGTCCTTTGGGTGTTCGTACAAGAGCTAAAACCCTAGCTTTGAAGCGATTGCAGAAATCGAGCTCCGGCGGCGGTGATGGTGGTGATGTGGGTGGGGGATGTTATCTGCAGCTGAGGAGCAGGAGGCTGGAGAAACCCTTGGTGGGTTTTGAAAGGAAAAGACGGAAACACCCTTTGAAGGAATCGAAAAGACAGAATCGGAGTTTGAGGGTGAGGGAGATGAAGGGGCAATCTTGGAGTTCTGTGTCTGTTGAgggtgaagaggagaagaaggaagaagttCATGTACAGGAAAATCAGAAGGAAATTGACAACAATGGCAGCTTTGAAGGAGAAAACTTGCTGGAAATTGATGGTAGAGAGAG GACCACCAGGGAGAGCACACCTTGTAATTTGATCAGGGACCCGGATAACATAACAACCCCTGGTTCCAGTACAAGACCTAACAATGCTAGTGAAGCTAATGGCAGAGAGCCAACTTCAGTGCAAAGAATTATCCCAACAGCTCATGAAATGAATGACTTCTTTGCTGGTACAGAAGAGAAGCAGCAGAAACAATTCATTGAGAA GTACAACTTTGATCCGGTGAACGACAAGCCCCTCCCTGGACGTTACAAATGGGTGAAAGTAGATCGTTAG